A window of Streptomyces armeniacus contains these coding sequences:
- a CDS encoding DMT family transporter has protein sequence MAWVLLTLAGLLEVGWSIGLKFTEGFTRLWPSVGTVIGFAASMFLLAQAARTLPIGTAYGVWVGIGAAGAAVIGMAVLGEPATAARIFFVCLLLVSVVGLKATSGH, from the coding sequence ATGGCCTGGGTTCTGCTCACACTCGCCGGTCTGCTCGAGGTCGGCTGGTCGATCGGACTGAAGTTCACGGAGGGCTTCACCCGTCTCTGGCCGAGCGTCGGCACCGTCATCGGCTTCGCCGCCAGCATGTTCCTGCTCGCACAGGCCGCCCGTACGCTGCCCATCGGCACCGCGTACGGCGTGTGGGTCGGCATCGGCGCGGCAGGCGCGGCGGTGATCGGGATGGCCGTGCTGGGCGAGCCGGCGACGGCGGCCCGGATCTTCTTCGTGTGCCTGCTGCTGGTCTCGGTGGTCGGGCTCAAGGCCACCTCGGGCCACTGA
- a CDS encoding GroES family chaperonin codes for MLHDRVLVRTDIPEGERRSSGGIVIPATAAVGRRLNWAEVVAVGQNVRTVEPGDRVLFDPEDRAEVEVRGVAYVLMRERDLHAVAAERLQGSDDSTGLYL; via the coding sequence ATGCTGCACGACCGTGTGCTGGTCCGTACGGACATCCCGGAGGGCGAGCGGCGCTCGTCGGGCGGGATCGTGATTCCGGCGACGGCCGCGGTCGGCCGGCGGCTGAACTGGGCCGAGGTGGTCGCGGTCGGGCAGAACGTACGCACGGTGGAGCCCGGGGACCGGGTGCTGTTCGACCCGGAGGACCGGGCGGAGGTCGAGGTCAGGGGCGTCGCGTACGTGCTGATGCGCGAGCGCGACCTGCACGCCGTGGCGGCCGAGCGGCTGCAGGGCTCCGACGACTCGACGGGGCTGTACCTGTAG
- a CDS encoding DUF3618 domain-containing protein, with protein MSDARTPADIEADIVRRRQDLAVALDEIAVRVHPKTIVGDVKAKAAATVDRTAGRAYVAANRGVSNVRAQFVDEEGSPRLDRIVPAALVAVAVVGGVIALTSRRGGGRTDARRR; from the coding sequence GTGTCGGATGCCAGGACCCCCGCGGACATCGAGGCGGACATCGTCCGCAGGCGGCAGGATCTCGCCGTCGCGCTGGACGAGATCGCCGTACGGGTGCACCCGAAGACGATCGTGGGCGACGTCAAGGCGAAGGCGGCCGCGACGGTCGACCGTACGGCGGGCCGCGCGTACGTCGCGGCGAACCGCGGTGTGTCGAACGTACGGGCCCAGTTCGTCGACGAGGAGGGCTCGCCGCGGCTGGACCGCATCGTTCCGGCGGCGCTGGTGGCGGTCGCCGTGGTCGGCGGCGTCATCGCGCTCACCTCGCGGCGGGGCGGCGGCCGTACGGACGCGCGCCGCCGCTGA
- the bcp gene encoding thioredoxin-dependent thiol peroxidase translates to MSERLQPGDTAPAFTLPDADGKQVSLADHAGRKVIVYFYPAALTPGCTKQACDFTDNLEVLAAAGYDVIGVSPDKPEKLAKFREKENLKVTLVGDPSKETMDAYGAYGEKKMYGKTVTGVIRSTVVVGADGKVERALYNVRATGHVAKLLKDLDV, encoded by the coding sequence ATGAGTGAGCGACTGCAGCCCGGCGACACCGCCCCCGCATTCACCCTGCCCGACGCCGACGGCAAGCAGGTCTCGCTGGCCGACCACGCGGGCCGGAAGGTCATCGTCTACTTCTACCCCGCCGCGCTCACCCCGGGCTGCACCAAGCAGGCCTGCGACTTCACCGACAACCTGGAGGTCCTGGCGGCCGCCGGGTACGACGTCATCGGTGTCTCGCCGGACAAGCCGGAGAAGCTCGCGAAGTTCCGCGAGAAGGAGAACCTGAAGGTGACGCTCGTCGGGGACCCGTCCAAGGAGACGATGGACGCGTACGGGGCGTACGGCGAGAAGAAGATGTACGGCAAGACGGTGACCGGGGTCATCCGTTCGACCGTCGTCGTCGGCGCGGACGGCAAGGTCGAGCGGGCGCTCTACAACGTCCGGGCCACCGGCCACGTCGCCAAGCTGCTGAAGGATCTCGACGTCTGA
- a CDS encoding MFS transporter: MQSEAPDPAALRRHRVLFRAINRRLRPRIRRSDITVSDERVVKRAVKAAALGNAMEWFDFGIYAYLTVTIGHVFYSGASEGVQTLASFGTFAVSFLVRPLGGLYFGPLGDRVGRKKVLALTMMLMAAGTFAIGVIPSYDTIGVWAPILLVVCRLVQGFSTGGEYGGAATFIAEYAPDKRRGFYGSFLELGTLAGYTFAAGIVLVLTTLLGDSGMESWGWRVPFLIGGPIGVVGLYLRLRLDETPAFKKLEADQAQPGHRAETGAAHAAEDGGPHLSEEVPQKELKDIFGSHWRTMVQCISLVAAYNVAHYMLLTYMPTYVTEELGRRESLELVTAIVTMLAMMTVIIPIGIRSDHIGRKPVLMTGMVGFLLLTVPAFALFQQGSTASVFGGMLMLGACLVWLLGSMSATLPALFSTDVRYGSLAIGYNLSASIFGGTTPVIMEALVGATGSNLAPAVYTTAFAVLGIIAVTTLKETARKPLEGSPPSVATREEAEEMAREQAQTPAF, encoded by the coding sequence ATGCAGAGCGAGGCGCCCGACCCGGCGGCACTCCGCAGGCACCGCGTCCTGTTCAGGGCGATCAACCGGCGCCTGCGCCCGAGGATCCGCCGCAGCGACATCACCGTCAGCGACGAGAGGGTCGTCAAGCGGGCCGTGAAGGCGGCGGCGCTGGGCAACGCCATGGAGTGGTTCGACTTCGGCATCTACGCCTATCTCACCGTCACCATCGGACACGTGTTCTATTCGGGCGCGAGTGAGGGCGTGCAGACGCTGGCGTCGTTCGGCACCTTCGCGGTGTCCTTCCTCGTACGGCCGCTGGGCGGGCTGTACTTCGGGCCGCTCGGCGACCGCGTGGGCCGCAAGAAGGTGCTCGCGCTCACCATGATGCTGATGGCCGCCGGCACCTTCGCCATCGGCGTGATCCCCAGCTACGACACGATCGGCGTCTGGGCGCCGATCCTGCTCGTCGTCTGCCGCCTGGTGCAGGGCTTCTCCACCGGCGGCGAGTACGGCGGCGCCGCCACGTTCATCGCCGAGTACGCCCCGGACAAGCGGCGCGGCTTCTACGGCAGCTTCCTCGAACTGGGCACCCTCGCCGGCTACACCTTCGCCGCCGGGATCGTGCTCGTCCTCACCACGCTGCTCGGCGACTCCGGAATGGAGTCCTGGGGCTGGCGCGTGCCGTTCCTCATCGGCGGGCCCATCGGCGTCGTCGGCCTCTACCTCCGGCTGCGGCTCGACGAGACGCCCGCGTTCAAGAAGCTGGAGGCCGACCAGGCGCAGCCGGGCCACCGCGCCGAGACCGGCGCCGCGCACGCGGCGGAGGACGGCGGTCCGCACCTGTCCGAGGAGGTGCCGCAGAAGGAGCTCAAGGACATCTTCGGCAGCCACTGGCGGACCATGGTCCAGTGCATCAGCCTGGTCGCCGCGTACAACGTCGCGCACTACATGCTGCTCACGTACATGCCCACGTACGTCACGGAGGAGCTGGGGCGGCGCGAGTCGCTGGAGCTGGTCACCGCCATCGTCACGATGCTCGCGATGATGACCGTCATCATCCCGATCGGCATCCGCAGCGACCACATCGGCCGTAAACCGGTGCTCATGACCGGGATGGTCGGTTTCCTGCTGCTCACCGTGCCCGCGTTCGCCCTCTTCCAGCAGGGCAGCACCGCCTCGGTCTTCGGCGGCATGCTGATGCTCGGCGCCTGCCTGGTCTGGCTGCTCGGCAGCATGTCCGCGACGCTGCCCGCGCTGTTCTCCACGGACGTCCGCTACGGCTCCCTGGCCATCGGCTACAACCTGTCCGCCTCGATCTTCGGCGGCACCACCCCGGTGATCATGGAGGCGCTCGTCGGCGCCACCGGCAGCAACCTCGCCCCCGCCGTCTACACCACGGCGTTCGCCGTCCTCGGCATCATCGCCGTCACCACCCTCAAGGAGACGGCCCGCAAGCCGCTCGAGGGCTCGCCGCCCTCGGTCGCCACCCGCGAGGAGGCCGAGGAGATGGCACGCGAACAGGCCCAGACCCCGGCCTTCTGA
- the rdgB gene encoding RdgB/HAM1 family non-canonical purine NTP pyrophosphatase, which produces MSQRLILATRNPHKVTELRAILAEAGVTPDLVGADAYPEVPDVKETGVTFAENALLKARTLASATGVPAVADDSGLCVDVLGGAPGIFSARWAGRHGDDAANLDLLLAQLADIDTPHRAAHFACAAALALPDGAEHVVEGRLSGVLRHAPAGSGGFGYDPILQPDGPEDLVRGRTCAELTPEEKNSISHRGRAFRALAPVIRELLG; this is translated from the coding sequence ATGAGCCAGCGTCTGATTCTCGCCACCCGCAACCCGCACAAGGTCACCGAACTCCGCGCCATCCTCGCCGAGGCGGGCGTCACCCCCGACCTGGTGGGCGCCGACGCGTATCCGGAGGTGCCCGACGTCAAGGAGACCGGCGTCACCTTCGCCGAGAACGCGCTCCTGAAGGCCCGTACGCTCGCCTCCGCCACCGGAGTCCCCGCCGTCGCCGACGACTCGGGCCTCTGCGTGGACGTGCTGGGCGGCGCCCCCGGCATCTTCTCCGCGCGCTGGGCGGGCCGGCACGGCGACGACGCCGCCAACCTCGATCTGCTGCTGGCCCAGCTCGCCGACATCGACACCCCCCACCGCGCCGCCCACTTCGCCTGCGCCGCGGCGCTCGCGCTGCCGGACGGCGCCGAGCACGTCGTAGAGGGCCGCCTGTCCGGCGTACTGCGGCACGCCCCCGCGGGCTCCGGCGGCTTCGGCTACGACCCGATCCTCCAGCCGGACGGCCCGGAGGACCTCGTACGCGGCCGTACGTGTGCCGAGCTGACGCCGGAGGAGAAGAACTCCATCAGCCACCGGGGCCGCGCCTTCCGCGCCCTGGCCCCGGTGATCCGCGAACTGCTGGGCTGA
- the rph gene encoding ribonuclease PH — protein MSHSDVPRIDGRTPDQLRPVTLERGWSKHAEGSVLVSFGDTKVFCTASVTEGVPRWRKGSGQGWVTAEYSMLPRSTNTRGDREAVRGRIGGRTHEISRLIGRALRAVVDFKALGENTVVLDCDVLQADGGTRTAAITGAYAALADAVAWAQEKKLVKAKAQPLTGAVSAVSVGIVDGVPLLDLCYEEDVRAETDMNVVCTDDGRFVEVQGTAEGAPFSRDELNVLLDLAVKGCAQLDGAQRQALGGE, from the coding sequence ATGTCTCACAGCGACGTCCCCCGCATCGACGGGAGGACACCGGATCAGCTGCGCCCCGTCACTCTCGAACGCGGCTGGAGCAAGCACGCCGAGGGCTCCGTCCTCGTGTCCTTCGGCGACACCAAGGTCTTCTGCACCGCGAGCGTCACCGAGGGCGTACCGCGCTGGCGCAAGGGCAGCGGCCAGGGCTGGGTCACGGCCGAGTACTCGATGCTGCCCCGCTCCACCAACACACGCGGCGACCGCGAGGCCGTACGCGGCCGCATCGGCGGCCGTACGCACGAGATCTCCCGGCTGATCGGCCGCGCCCTGCGCGCCGTCGTGGACTTCAAGGCGCTCGGCGAGAACACCGTCGTGCTCGACTGCGACGTCCTCCAGGCCGACGGCGGCACGCGTACGGCGGCGATCACCGGCGCGTACGCGGCCCTCGCCGACGCCGTCGCCTGGGCCCAGGAGAAGAAGCTGGTCAAGGCCAAGGCGCAGCCGCTCACGGGTGCCGTCTCGGCGGTCAGCGTCGGCATCGTCGACGGTGTGCCGCTGCTCGACCTCTGCTACGAGGAGGACGTGCGCGCCGAGACCGACATGAACGTCGTCTGCACCGACGACGGACGCTTCGTCGAGGTCCAGGGCACCGCGGAGGGCGCCCCGTTCAGCCGCGACGAGCTCAACGTCCTGCTGGACCTGGCGGTCAAGGGCTGCGCCCAGCTGGACGGCGCCCAACGGCAGGCGCTCGGCGGGGAGTAG
- a CDS encoding glucose PTS transporter subunit EIIB, protein MASKAEKIVAGLGGLENIEEVEGCITRLRTEVADPSLVDEAALKAAGAHGVVRMGTAIQVVIGTDADPVASEIEDMM, encoded by the coding sequence ATGGCCAGCAAGGCTGAGAAGATCGTCGCCGGACTCGGCGGGCTCGAGAACATCGAAGAGGTCGAGGGCTGCATCACCCGCCTCCGTACCGAGGTGGCCGACCCCTCGCTGGTCGACGAGGCCGCGCTGAAGGCCGCCGGAGCGCACGGCGTGGTCCGTATGGGCACCGCGATCCAGGTCGTCATCGGCACCGACGCCGACCCGGTGGCCTCGGAGATCGAAGACATGATGTGA
- a CDS encoding PTS transporter subunit EIIC: protein MSTASAPAGAGEPGKKGGGSGVMAVAQRIGRSLMLPIATLPAAALMVRLGQTDMLGRENFPAFLNRIAEFLAAGGSALLDNMPLLFAVGIAVGFAKKADGSTGLAAVVGYLVFKNVLEAFTDDSLPKEPSVVDGKIVEVAPPVDAGVLGGVVMGIVVALLYQRYHRKKLPDWLGFFGGRRLVPILSSFAGLFIGILFGYIWPVLGTALHDFGEWLVGSGSVGAGIYGVANRALIPVGMHHLLNSFPWFQAGTYDGQHGDIARFLAGDPDAGQFMTGFFPIMMFALPAACLAMYHCARPERRKVVGGMMFSIALTAFVTGVTEPIEFTFMFIAPVLYAIHAVLTGVSMALTWALGMKDGFGFSAGAIDFLLNLGIATKPWLLVVVGLCFAALYYVVFRFAITKFNLPTPGRETDEEIAEEEKAQYKA, encoded by the coding sequence ATGTCCACGGCTAGCGCTCCGGCCGGTGCCGGCGAGCCCGGCAAGAAGGGCGGCGGCTCGGGTGTGATGGCCGTCGCCCAGCGGATCGGCCGCAGCCTCATGCTGCCGATCGCCACACTGCCCGCAGCCGCGCTGATGGTACGGCTCGGCCAGACGGACATGCTCGGGCGCGAGAACTTCCCGGCTTTCCTCAACCGTATCGCCGAGTTCCTGGCGGCGGGCGGCAGTGCGCTGCTCGACAACATGCCGCTGCTGTTCGCCGTCGGCATCGCGGTCGGCTTCGCGAAGAAGGCGGACGGCTCCACGGGCCTGGCCGCCGTCGTCGGCTACCTCGTGTTCAAGAACGTTCTCGAGGCCTTCACCGACGACAGCCTCCCCAAGGAACCCAGCGTGGTCGACGGCAAGATCGTCGAAGTCGCGCCGCCGGTCGACGCGGGCGTGCTCGGCGGTGTCGTGATGGGCATCGTCGTCGCGCTCCTCTACCAGCGCTATCACCGCAAGAAGCTGCCCGACTGGCTCGGCTTCTTCGGCGGCCGCCGCCTGGTGCCGATCCTGTCGTCCTTCGCGGGCCTGTTCATCGGCATCCTCTTCGGCTACATCTGGCCCGTTCTCGGCACCGCGCTGCACGACTTCGGCGAGTGGCTCGTCGGCTCCGGCTCCGTCGGCGCGGGCATCTACGGCGTCGCGAACCGCGCGCTGATCCCCGTCGGCATGCACCACCTGCTGAACTCGTTCCCCTGGTTCCAGGCCGGTACGTACGACGGCCAGCACGGCGACATCGCCCGCTTCCTCGCCGGCGACCCGGACGCCGGGCAGTTCATGACCGGCTTCTTCCCGATCATGATGTTCGCCCTGCCTGCCGCCTGCCTCGCGATGTACCACTGCGCGCGGCCGGAACGCCGCAAGGTCGTCGGCGGCATGATGTTCTCGATCGCGCTCACCGCGTTCGTCACGGGTGTGACCGAGCCGATCGAGTTCACGTTCATGTTCATCGCGCCGGTCCTGTACGCGATCCACGCGGTGCTGACCGGTGTCTCCATGGCGCTGACCTGGGCGCTGGGCATGAAGGACGGCTTCGGCTTCTCCGCCGGCGCGATCGACTTCCTGCTGAACCTGGGCATCGCCACGAAACCCTGGCTGCTGGTCGTGGTGGGACTCTGCTTCGCGGCGCTCTACTACGTGGTCTTCCGGTTCGCGATCACCAAGTTCAACCTGCCGACACCGGGGCGGGAGACGGACGAGGAGATCGCGGAGGAGGAGAAGGCGCAGTACAAGGCCTGA
- a CDS encoding MBL fold metallo-hydrolase, producing MKLTVVGCSGSFPSADSACSSYLVEADGFRLLLDMGNGALGELQRHCGLYDLDAIALSHLHADHCIDMCGYFVARYYRHEGGRCDAIPVYGPDGTEKRLTTAYDDTPSDKSMSEVFDFRSLTPGGAFELGPFAIRTEQVTHPVEAYGFRIEHRATGRTVTYSGDTGPCAELGTLARGADLFLCEASFTDGKEDIPELHLNGRQAGECADRAGAGRLVLTHIPPWTDPQVNLRDAKAAFNGPVELARPGAVYEL from the coding sequence ATGAAGCTCACCGTCGTCGGCTGCTCCGGGTCGTTCCCGTCCGCGGACTCGGCCTGTTCGAGCTATCTCGTTGAGGCCGACGGCTTTCGACTGCTCCTCGACATGGGCAACGGCGCGCTGGGTGAACTCCAGCGCCACTGCGGCCTGTACGACCTGGACGCCATCGCCCTCAGCCATCTGCACGCCGACCACTGCATCGACATGTGCGGGTACTTCGTCGCGCGCTACTACCGCCACGAGGGCGGCCGTTGCGACGCGATCCCCGTATACGGCCCGGACGGCACCGAGAAGCGGCTGACCACCGCGTACGACGACACGCCCTCCGACAAGTCGATGAGCGAGGTGTTCGACTTCCGGTCGCTCACCCCCGGAGGGGCTTTCGAGCTGGGGCCGTTCGCGATCCGTACGGAGCAGGTCACCCATCCGGTGGAGGCGTACGGCTTCCGCATCGAGCACAGGGCCACCGGCCGGACGGTGACCTATTCGGGCGACACCGGTCCGTGCGCCGAACTGGGCACGCTGGCGCGGGGCGCCGACCTGTTCCTGTGCGAGGCGTCGTTCACGGACGGCAAGGAGGACATCCCCGAGCTGCATCTCAACGGCCGCCAGGCCGGGGAGTGCGCGGACCGCGCGGGGGCCGGGCGGCTCGTCCTCACGCACATCCCGCCGTGGACGGACCCGCAGGTCAATCTGCGGGACGCCAAGGCGGCGTTCAACGGTCCGGTGGAGCTGGCCCGCCCGGGAGCGGTCTACGAGCTGTGA
- the gcvT gene encoding glycine cleavage system aminomethyltransferase GcvT: protein MTSTPSTPSSPPRKTALDATHRALGATMTDFAGWDMPLRYGSERDEHHAVRDRAGLFDLSHMGELTVTGPQAAELLDYALIGNLSAVKPGRARYTMICDERGGILDDLIVYRLAEDTYMVVANAANSQVVLDALNERQAGFDAAVRDDREAYALLAVQGPEAAGILRGLTDADLDGLRYYAGLPGTVAGAEALIARTGYTGEDGFELFVAPGDAVAVWEALTEAGEKAGLVPCGLSCRDTLRLEAGMPLYGHELSRETTPFDAGLGRTVKFEKTANDGRFVGRAALEAAAEQAATAPPRKLVGLVAEGRRVPRAGYPVVVAGGAEAPAVVGEVTSGAPSPTLGKPIAIAYVDAAHAEPGTSGVAVDIRGTHEPYEVVALPFYKRQK, encoded by the coding sequence ATGACGAGTACGCCCAGTACGCCCAGCAGTCCGCCGCGCAAGACCGCGCTCGACGCGACCCATCGCGCGCTCGGCGCCACCATGACCGACTTCGCGGGCTGGGACATGCCGCTGCGGTACGGCAGCGAGCGCGACGAGCACCACGCCGTACGCGACCGCGCGGGCCTCTTCGACCTCTCGCACATGGGCGAGCTCACCGTCACCGGGCCGCAGGCGGCCGAACTGCTGGACTACGCGCTGATCGGCAATCTCTCGGCGGTCAAGCCGGGCCGGGCGCGCTACACCATGATCTGCGACGAGCGGGGCGGCATCCTCGACGACCTGATCGTGTACCGGCTGGCCGAGGACACGTACATGGTCGTCGCCAATGCCGCGAACTCCCAGGTCGTCCTCGACGCGCTGAACGAGCGCCAGGCGGGCTTCGATGCCGCCGTACGGGACGACCGCGAGGCGTACGCCCTGCTCGCCGTCCAGGGCCCCGAGGCCGCCGGCATCCTGCGGGGCCTGACGGACGCGGACCTGGACGGCCTCAGGTACTACGCGGGCCTGCCCGGCACGGTCGCCGGCGCGGAGGCGCTGATCGCCCGTACGGGCTACACGGGCGAGGACGGCTTCGAGCTGTTCGTCGCGCCCGGCGACGCCGTGGCCGTATGGGAGGCGCTGACCGAGGCCGGCGAGAAGGCCGGGCTGGTGCCGTGCGGGCTGAGCTGCCGGGACACGCTGCGGCTGGAGGCGGGCATGCCGCTGTACGGGCACGAGCTGAGCCGGGAGACGACGCCCTTCGACGCGGGGCTGGGGCGGACCGTGAAGTTCGAGAAGACGGCGAACGACGGCCGCTTCGTCGGCCGCGCCGCGCTGGAGGCCGCCGCCGAGCAGGCGGCCACGGCGCCGCCGCGCAAGCTGGTCGGCCTGGTCGCGGAGGGCCGCCGGGTGCCCCGCGCGGGCTACCCCGTGGTCGTCGCGGGCGGCGCCGAGGCGCCCGCCGTCGTCGGCGAGGTCACCTCCGGCGCCCCGTCGCCGACGCTGGGCAAGCCGATCGCGATCGCGTACGTGGACGCGGCACACGCCGAGCCCGGCACGAGCGGCGTCGCGGTGGACATCCGCGGTACGCATGAACCGTACGAAGTCGTCGCCCTGCCGTTCTACAAGCGACAGAAGTAG
- a CDS encoding AAA family ATPase, with product MESLGSAYATPTGAGLPARTAVPVAGRDLRGTAVARTLRFPAGDRIVVSGLPGSGKSTLIRRTVAVDHESVRRIDSQDMRERWERRLPRWMPYVVYRPLVRAAHYAGLRGALASGASVVVHDCGTQTWVRRWLAADARRRGRGLHLVLLDVPPDTALAGQAERGRGVSGYAFARHRRAVQRLLADVEEGQLPDGCVSVILLDRDAAAALRGVAFDRNA from the coding sequence GTGGAGAGCCTGGGCAGTGCGTACGCGACGCCGACCGGGGCGGGCCTGCCCGCCCGTACGGCCGTCCCCGTGGCGGGGCGCGACCTGCGCGGAACGGCGGTGGCCAGAACGCTGCGCTTCCCCGCCGGGGACCGGATCGTCGTCTCCGGGCTGCCCGGAAGCGGCAAGTCCACCCTGATCCGCCGCACCGTCGCCGTCGACCACGAGTCCGTCCGCCGTATCGACTCGCAGGACATGCGGGAGCGCTGGGAGCGCCGGCTGCCGCGCTGGATGCCGTACGTCGTCTACCGCCCGCTCGTACGCGCCGCGCACTACGCCGGACTGCGCGGCGCGCTCGCCTCCGGCGCCAGCGTCGTGGTGCACGACTGCGGCACGCAGACCTGGGTACGCCGCTGGCTGGCCGCCGACGCGCGGCGCCGCGGGCGCGGCCTGCACCTCGTGCTGCTGGACGTGCCGCCGGACACGGCGCTGGCCGGGCAGGCGGAGCGGGGGCGGGGCGTCTCGGGGTACGCGTTCGCCCGCCACCGCCGTGCCGTACAGCGGCTGCTCGCGGACGTGGAGGAGGGCCAACTCCCGGACGGCTGCGTCTCGGTGATCCTCCTGGACCGCGACGCGGCGGCCGCGCTGCGCGGAGTGGCCTTCGACCGCAACGCCTGA